Genomic window (Akkermansiaceae bacterium):
GTATGCTGCGCACGCCGTTAGACACCATGACATGGTATGCTGTTAGGAAAGTAGCGTCATCGTTGACCTTGACCACATCTTTGCGACAGATCATTTCGGCCGTAGCGCTGACATCATCGAGCAACAGGGGTTTTTCCATCCCGGCCTGTTCCAGCACCCATGCGGTGCGAGCCGGAACCGCACCACAGCGTGCGGCGACGGCTTCCGTGACTCCCTTTTTCTGAAGAAGGTCGGCGTAGCCTAGTGCAGCACATATGGCGTCGGTGTCGGGGTTTTGGTGCCCGACCACGTAAAGTGGCATAGAAGAGGGTGTATACATGATTCAGGGGAGCTGGAACAATCACTTAAGTTGCCGCGTTTGGCAATGCTTGGCAGTGTCCTATTTGACATACCTGCCAAAAACAGGCCTCCGGCTCAAAACACATCCTTCACGACGGTCACCTCCGGCCGTTTTCCATCGCTCAGAATGACCTCTACCACATCAAACCTCCATGGAATGCTCCGTGTTCCAAGCAGGTGCAACCAGGAGTTGGCACCACGCTCGATCAGTTCCTGCTTGGCCACATTGACCGCATCAAGAGGCCGTCCATACCCCGTGCGGGTGCGGGTTTTCACCTCGACAAAGCTCAAGGTGTCACCATCCCGGGCGACGATGTCAACCTCGCCCCCCTTGGGCCCCCGGTAGTTACGGAACAGGATCTTCCGCCCCTCGGCGCGAAGCTGGGCGGCGGCTATTTTCTCCCCCAAATCACCAATCTGGATGTGGGATAACTTCACGCCATCCTTCCCCGTGATCGAACACGGGGAATTAATCAGCGGGTTCAGCCGTCGATGAAGGAATGAGATAATAGACGGCACTCGAGGTATCCTGGAAGGGCTATGGCTGACAGGGAATTAGCGGACAATCGGCTTAGTCGTCCTCGTATTTTTTGTGGCCTTCTTTTTTGGTGGCTTTGATCTTCTTCATAGCCGCATCGACTTTACCCTGATCCTCCTCGAGGTAGGCTAATTCAAGCTCACAAAGATCGGCGTATGAAAGTCCCAGCAGACGGCGGTAATCAGCGATCGCCTTGGTCTTTTCCTTGCCATCCTTCATATCCTTCACGAGCGCTGGAATATACTCCATCCCCTTGCGGATTCCATCGGCAGCCTTGCGGGCGGCCTCGGCACCTGCTGCCCAGTCGTTTTTATCAATTTTGCGAAGGCTTTTCAGCGCATCGCTCGCCTCTTCCATGGACTTTCCAAGCGGGGTGTCTTTCTTATCATCATCAGCTATCGCTGGCTGGCTCATGATAAGGCCCAGGGTAAACACAGGAAGAATCAGTCGGGTAAATAACATGTTTTTATTCATCGCGGCTAAATACAGCCTCGCAAATATGATCTGTCAACTGCCCACCCAAAAATAATCTTACAATATTCCTTCATTCTAAATTCGACAGCCCCCCTGCCCGCCGTTAAAAAACACCCCGACATGGCAGGCCCCAACAAAAAAGGAACTACGGAGAAAAAACTGACACCGATGATGGCTCAGTACCAGGCCATGCGCCGATCCCTGCCCGAGGATATTCTGCTGTTTTACCGATTGGGGGATTTCTATGAAATGTTCTTCGAAGACGCCAAAACGGCCGCATCCCTGCTCAATGTCGCACTGACCAAGCGTAATGACATCCCCATGTGCGGCGTTCCGCACCACGCCGCCCAAGGCTACATCGCCAAGCTCATCCAAGCCGGTAAACGGGTTGCCATCGCCGAACAGACCACCGCGCCCGAACCGGGAAAAATCGTCGAGCGGGAGATCGCCCAGATTATTTCAGCGGGTACGGTCAACGACATCACTCTGCTGGACGATTCACGGCACAACTACATCGCCGCTGTCTATCAGGCGGGGAAAAAAAACGGGCTCGCCTGCGCCGACCACTCAACCGGTGAGTTCACCGTTGCCGAGTTTGCCAGCAAGGATGCCCTTCAGGACGCATTGCAAAGACTGTCTCCCAAAGAACTCATCATCGCTGACGACCAGATGGACCACTTCGGCCAGCTGCGTGGCTGCCTGCCCTACGATGGCTATGCATTCCTGGCCGACCAGGCACGCTACGCACTCTGCGATCATTTTAAAGTCCAGTCCCTCCGTGGCTTTGGCTGTAACGAGATGTCCGCCGCCATTTCCGCCGCAGGCGCCATCCTCCACTACCTGTCCTACCAGCTCCGCAGATCCTGCGACCACCTTCGCCACATCCGTGTCCGCAGTGAGGGTGACCATGTCATCATCGATGCCTCGTCGCAAAGGAATTTGGATCTCGTCGATTCCCCGACAGGCCGACCGCACTCACTGTTAGGTGCGCTCGACCGCACCGCCACCCCCATGGGGTCACGCAAGTTGCGCGACTGGATTCTGCACCCACTCCGCGACCTTACAGCATTAACATCCCGGCAGGATCTCATCGAGTCCTTTCTCGCCGAGCCATTCCTGCTCGGACAATGCCGCGAACAGCTCAAGGGCATCCGCGACATCGAACGGACAACGTCCCGACTTTCCCAAAATGCAGGTAACGCGCGTGACCTGATGTCGTTACTCACTTCCCTGCAAAAAATCCCCGATCTCAAAAGCCACCTGGAGGCTCTTTCCAACGAGGCATCTCCCGTCACAAATCTCCAATCACAAATTCTCCAACAAATGCACGAGTTCAAGGGGCTCGTGCAATTGCTGGAGACGGCCCTCACCGATGAACCACCTGCCGGCACCAGAGACGGCGGTATCATCCGCGATGGTTACCTCGCCGAACTCGATGAACTCCGATCCGCCTCCCGCAGTGGTAAACAATGGCTCGCCGAACTCCAGGAAAGTGAACGTAACCGCACCGGCATCGATACCCTCAAGATCAAGTTCAACAACGTCTTCGGTTACTTCCTTGAGGTCACCAAAGCCAAGGTCGACATGGTTCCCGACGACTACATCCGCAAACAAACCATGGCCAACGCCGAGCGCTACATCACGCCTGCGCTCAAGGAGATGGAAAACAAAATCCTCGGTGCCGATGAACGTGCCAAACAGCTGGAATACGAGGAGTTTGTCAAACTCCGCCAAGCGGTCGCCGACGAACTCGACGACCTCCAGCAGTGCGCCGATGCGCTCGCCACTCTCGACGTCCTGTTAGGACTCGCCGAACTCGCCCAACTGCACCAGCATACCCGCCCCGCTCTTGAAGAATCCTGCGACCTGCACATCACCAACGGTCGCCACCCGGTGTTGGAGCAAACGCTTGTCGACGAGAAATTCGTCCCCAATGACACGCTGATGGAGTTCGACAACTCCCGCCTCATCCTGCTCACCGGTCCTAACATGGCGGGAAAATCCACCTACATCCGACAAGTCGCCCTGATCACGCTGATGGCTCAGATCGGTGCCTTCGTGCCTGCGGAAAAGGCACGCATCGGTCTGGTCGACCGCATTTTCTGCCGGGTCGGGGCGTCCGATGACCTGACAAGCGGCCAGTCCACCTTCATGGTCGAGATGAATGAAACTTCCCTCATCATCAACAACGCCACAGCAAACTCCCTGGTCATCCTCGATGAGATCGGCCGTGGCACCGCCACCTTCGACGGCCTCTCCATCGCCTGGTCCGTCGCCGAGCACCTCCACGATCAAATCAAGGCCCGCACCCTCTTTGCCACCCACTATCACGAGCTCACCGATCTTTCCCGCAGTCGTGAAGCGGTGGAAAACTACAACGTAGCGGTCCGCGAGTGGAACGACGACATCATTTTCCTACGCAAGATCCTCCCCGGCACCGCCGACAAGTCCTACGGTATCCAGGTCGCCCGCCTCGCCGGCCTTCCCCCCGCCATCATCGACCGCGCCAAGGACATTCTCTCCCACCTGGAAATGAACTCCACCCGGCCCGAGGCCAAAGGCAAACCCAAGGCGAAAAACACCCGCAACCAACCCAATGACATGCCCGACGCCGACTCCCCGCAAATGGACTTGTTTTCCTAACGGTGGCGGCGATCTCCGCTCGCCCAGTCCACCCCAGCCCCAACGGGGCACCCCATGCCAGCCCAGGGCAACGCCCTGGGTATCAATCCACCCACTAGCGAGCCCTGAAAGGGCGCCCCAAGCCATGCCGCAATCCCTCGCGAAAAACCTCATCCACCTCGTTTTCTCGACCAAAAACCGCGTGCCCCAACTCACCGAGAATATCCGCCCCAATCTGCACGCCTACATCACAACCGTTTTCAAGAACATCGAGTGCCCCGTCATCATCATCGACTCCGTTGAAGACCATCTCCACGTGCTCTTTCACCTTCACCGCACCGTCGCCCTGGCCAAAGCGGTCGAGGAGATCAAAAAATCATCATCCAAATGGCTCAAGACCCAATCCGGGGACCTTACCGACTTTGCCTGGCAAGCGGGCTACGGCGCATTCTCGGTCAGCGAATCCGTGGTTCCAGCCGTTAAAAAATACATACTCCACCAAGCCGAACATCACCGCAAACTCAGCTTCCAGGATGAACTGCGTGGCATTCTCACAAAACACGGCCTTGATTACGATGAACGCTACCTCTGGGACTAGAGCGCCCTTTCAGGGCTCAAAATGCTCATTGTCGTCCATTCCCAGGGCGCTGCCCTGGGCTGAACGTAGATCGCACCGTTGGTGCTAAGTTTTCGTTCCCAACACACCTGATTCTCATGATCACAAAACCAAATCGCGAAAGATCGATATTTGTGTAGCTCTCACCAAAACCACAAGATCTTGCCTGCACAAATCTCCCAGTTTTCTTTACATATCGCCCACATCATGTAAAGAATTTCGCGATTTCTATACACATCGCATCGAATCTGTAAAGAAATCGCCACTTTCCATTCACCTCCATGCTCTCGCTCCGACAACTTGATTTCACCCGCTTTGAGACCGTACCCATTCTCAAACGGCTGAACTCCGCCACGCGCCAGCTTGCGGAGCTGAAGGGCAAGGCGGCCAGCATCCCCAATCAAGCCATTCTGATCAATACCCTCGCCATTCAGGATGCCAAGGACAGCTCGGAAATCGAGAACATCATCACCACTCACGATGAACTATTCCAGGAAGATCTCAGTGCAAAAAGCAGCCTCAAGCCCGCCGCCAAGGAAGTGCTCCGCTACCGGGAGGCACTCTGGCAAGGATTTCACGCCATCCAGCATGACGAACTGCTGACCAATCAAACCATTCTGCGCATTCAGGGCATCCTGGAGCAGAACAATGCAGGATTCCGCCGGGTTCCCGGCACTGCACTGAAGAATGACCAAACCGGGGAAACCATCTACTCCCCACCTCAAGACAAGCAGGAGATCGAAAGCCTCATGCATGACCTGGAGGCATTCATCAATGACCCCGGGCTCTCCAGCATCGATCCACTCATCAAGATGGCACTGATCCATCATCGCTTCGAGTCGATCCACCCGTTCTACGATGGCAACGGCCGCAGCGGACGGATCATCAATGTCCTCTACCTCGTCAAAGAAGGATTGCTGGATATTCCCACGCTCTACCTCAGCCGTTACATTCTACAGACCAAGCACGACTACTACCGCCTACTGCAAGAGGTCCGCACGGATGATGCATGGGAAGAGTGGATCACCTACATCCTCACCGCCATCGAGAAGACCTCCGTTCACACCATTGATACCATCAGCCGCATCAAGGCTGCCTTTCAGGACTACAAACAGCGCATCCGCAAAGAACACCGCTTCTACAGCCAGGATCTGATCAACAACCTCTTCACTCACCCCTACACCAAGATCGAGTTCGTGCAGCAGGACCTGAAGGTCTCCCGCGTCACCGCCACCCGCTACCTCGATGAATTGTGCTCTACTGGTTTCTTGGTCAAACACAAGATCGGTCGCACCAATTACTACGTGAACCCGCCACTTGCGGACATCCTATCCAATCCACCGAATTTTCCATGACCCAACAAGACCAAGCCCAACTCGGCAAAACCCTCTGGAACATCGCCGATCAATTGCGCGGTGCCATGAGCGCGGACGATTTCCGCGACTACATGCTTTCCTTCCTCTTCCTCCGCTATCTCTCCGACAACTACGTCGAGGCAGTGAAAAAAGAACTCGGCCGCGATTACCCAAAACCAAAGAACGAGGACGAGCTGCGCTTCACCCCGCTGAAAACCTGGTATGAGGAAAACCCCAAGGACATCGTCGAGTTCGAGAAACTGATGCGCCGCAAGGTGCACTACGTCATCAAGCCCGACCACCTCTGGAGCCACATCGCCGAGCTGGCACGCACCCAGGACGAGGAACTGCTCAACACCCTGCAAGCCGGATTCAAATACATCGAAAACGAATCCTTCGAGCGCACCTTCGGCGGCCCCTTCTCCGAGATCAATCTCGGCTCGGAAAAGCTCGGCAAAAACTACAGCGCCCGGAACAAAAAGCTCACCAACATCATCACCGAGATCGCCAAGGGGCTGGAGTCCTCTCCACCGACCGCGACACCCTCGGCGACGCCTACGAATACCTCATCGGCCAGTTCGCCGCCGGCTCAGGCAAGAAGGCGGGCGAATTCTGCACACCGCAGGAAATTTCCGACATCCTCTCCGCCATCGTCA
Coding sequences:
- a CDS encoding YraN family protein; translated protein: MKLSHIQIGDLGEKIAAAQLRAEGRKILFRNYRGPKGGEVDIVARDGDTLSFVEVKTRTRTGYGRPLDAVNVAKQELIERGANSWLHLLGTRSIPWRFDVVEVILSDGKRPEVTVVKDVF
- the mutS gene encoding DNA mismatch repair protein MutS — encoded protein: MMAQYQAMRRSLPEDILLFYRLGDFYEMFFEDAKTAASLLNVALTKRNDIPMCGVPHHAAQGYIAKLIQAGKRVAIAEQTTAPEPGKIVEREIAQIISAGTVNDITLLDDSRHNYIAAVYQAGKKNGLACADHSTGEFTVAEFASKDALQDALQRLSPKELIIADDQMDHFGQLRGCLPYDGYAFLADQARYALCDHFKVQSLRGFGCNEMSAAISAAGAILHYLSYQLRRSCDHLRHIRVRSEGDHVIIDASSQRNLDLVDSPTGRPHSLLGALDRTATPMGSRKLRDWILHPLRDLTALTSRQDLIESFLAEPFLLGQCREQLKGIRDIERTTSRLSQNAGNARDLMSLLTSLQKIPDLKSHLEALSNEASPVTNLQSQILQQMHEFKGLVQLLETALTDEPPAGTRDGGIIRDGYLAELDELRSASRSGKQWLAELQESERNRTGIDTLKIKFNNVFGYFLEVTKAKVDMVPDDYIRKQTMANAERYITPALKEMENKILGADERAKQLEYEEFVKLRQAVADELDDLQQCADALATLDVLLGLAELAQLHQHTRPALEESCDLHITNGRHPVLEQTLVDEKFVPNDTLMEFDNSRLILLTGPNMAGKSTYIRQVALITLMAQIGAFVPAEKARIGLVDRIFCRVGASDDLTSGQSTFMVEMNETSLIINNATANSLVILDEIGRGTATFDGLSIAWSVAEHLHDQIKARTLFATHYHELTDLSRSREAVENYNVAVREWNDDIIFLRKILPGTADKSYGIQVARLAGLPPAIIDRAKDILSHLEMNSTRPEAKGKPKAKNTRNQPNDMPDADSPQMDLFS
- a CDS encoding Fic family protein; this encodes MLSLRQLDFTRFETVPILKRLNSATRQLAELKGKAASIPNQAILINTLAIQDAKDSSEIENIITTHDELFQEDLSAKSSLKPAAKEVLRYREALWQGFHAIQHDELLTNQTILRIQGILEQNNAGFRRVPGTALKNDQTGETIYSPPQDKQEIESLMHDLEAFINDPGLSSIDPLIKMALIHHRFESIHPFYDGNGRSGRIINVLYLVKEGLLDIPTLYLSRYILQTKHDYYRLLQEVRTDDAWEEWITYILTAIEKTSVHTIDTISRIKAAFQDYKQRIRKEHRFYSQDLINNLFTHPYTKIEFVQQDLKVSRVTATRYLDELCSTGFLVKHKIGRTNYYVNPPLADILSNPPNFP
- the tnpA gene encoding IS200/IS605 family transposase, translated to MPQSLAKNLIHLVFSTKNRVPQLTENIRPNLHAYITTVFKNIECPVIIIDSVEDHLHVLFHLHRTVALAKAVEEIKKSSSKWLKTQSGDLTDFAWQAGYGAFSVSESVVPAVKKYILHQAEHHRKLSFQDELRGILTKHGLDYDERYLWD